In the Arachis ipaensis cultivar K30076 chromosome B10, Araip1.1, whole genome shotgun sequence genome, one interval contains:
- the LOC107620298 gene encoding uncharacterized protein LOC107620298, whose protein sequence is MTHVKKTKDGTNEYELVFVLKHEGLYKGLREYFMSLMPKEDVHAVVVSIHSMILNEIKTKRYEKQIYIVPQDIVNFMLGRYGVEYIDERTNKSYRFDIDQYAHHRQFLDKRKLVSHPFLFVPICNGGHWWLWIADVNNKKFYVLDPINKKPEDIPDSRKELNKFVGLKIFQMRVYAGAEPLMEDGLGEEAEYIQLNGQCTKNTLMTSDTNMVQIFCCIK, encoded by the exons ATGACACATGTGAAAAAGACAAAAGATGGTACCAATGAATATGAACTTGTATTTGTCTTGAAACATGAGGGACTCTACAAGGGATTAAGAGAATATTTCATGTCTCTAATGCCCAAAGAAGATGTGCATGCTGTA GTGGTTAGTATACACAGCATGATTCTCAACGAAATAAAAACTAAGCGGTATGAGAAACAAATATACATTGTGCCACAGGATATTGTG AATTTTATGTTGGGAAGATATGGCGTGGAGTACATTGATGAGAGGACAAACAAATCCTACAGGTTTGATATTGACCAGTATGCCCACCACCGCCAGTTTCTTGACAAAAGGAAACTTGTATcgcatccattt CTATTTGTCCCAATTTGCAATGGAGGGcattggtggttgtggattgcTGATGTAAACAACAAGAAGTTCTATGTCCTTGACCCTATCAACAAGAAGCCAGAAGATATACCTGATTCGAGAAAGGAACTaaacaaatttgtt GGTTTAAAAATTTTCCAGATGAGGGTGTACGCTGGGGCAGAACCCTTAATGGAGGATGGACTGGGAGAGGAAGCAGAGTATATCCAATTGAATGGTCAATGTACAAA AAACACATTGATGACTTCAGATACCAACATGGTCCAAATTTTCTGTTGCATAAAATGA